One genomic region from Conexibacter woesei DSM 14684 encodes:
- a CDS encoding right-handed parallel beta-helix repeat-containing protein: MLALAAARADGAELWVDGAGAACSDARTAAQAGSPATPWCTVGRAAREAGAGDTVRVRAGTYRESVRPARSGTPAAPIRFAAEPGAVIEAAGTNAIKLIGVSDVAFDGFEVRGGTAQGIWVDGCTRISLQRLRVVAGGGAGIQLKASADVRVEDSAIVGNGGAGIMELAGTRDGRYLRNVVTGNGRGGGAFNGDGIQLGGSGALIAGSTIAGNGDDGPYEHGVYSAPGSRDWTIESSELRGNGAANVKAAGGPGTVRANLLDGGRFGLVLSDNPAMVTVERNEIRGSAQHLVFLTAGATAARGRLVSNTIVQTGRSTAAGDASAVFVNAAAALELRDNAIAYANPDALGVALWVNDAARLTAFSSDDNSFCATDPRGRALAWNGSRTTLAAWREVSGQDLLSTAAAPADCPQSEPSAILARRCPRSSSTTSPTRTRAATCSSRRSRSACPRAATPRSSAPTASARARC; the protein is encoded by the coding sequence GTGCTCGCGCTCGCCGCGGCGCGGGCGGACGGCGCCGAGCTGTGGGTCGACGGCGCGGGCGCGGCCTGCTCCGACGCGCGCACCGCGGCGCAGGCGGGCTCGCCCGCCACCCCCTGGTGCACGGTCGGGCGGGCGGCGCGCGAGGCGGGCGCGGGCGACACCGTCCGCGTGCGCGCCGGCACCTACCGCGAGTCGGTGCGGCCCGCGCGGTCGGGAACGCCGGCCGCGCCGATCCGCTTCGCCGCGGAGCCGGGCGCGGTGATCGAGGCCGCGGGCACGAACGCGATCAAGCTGATCGGCGTCTCCGACGTCGCCTTCGACGGCTTCGAGGTGCGCGGCGGCACGGCGCAGGGGATCTGGGTCGACGGCTGCACGCGGATCTCGCTCCAGCGCCTGCGCGTCGTCGCCGGCGGGGGAGCCGGCATCCAGCTGAAGGCGTCCGCCGACGTGCGCGTCGAGGACTCGGCGATCGTGGGCAACGGCGGCGCCGGCATCATGGAGCTGGCCGGGACGCGCGACGGGCGCTACCTGCGCAACGTCGTCACCGGCAACGGCCGCGGCGGCGGCGCGTTCAACGGCGACGGGATCCAGCTCGGCGGCAGCGGCGCGCTGATCGCCGGCAGCACGATCGCGGGCAACGGCGACGACGGGCCCTACGAGCACGGCGTCTACAGCGCGCCCGGCTCGCGCGACTGGACGATCGAGTCGAGTGAGCTGCGCGGCAACGGCGCCGCCAACGTGAAGGCGGCCGGCGGCCCCGGGACCGTGCGCGCGAACCTCCTCGACGGAGGCCGCTTCGGGCTCGTCCTGAGCGACAACCCGGCGATGGTGACCGTCGAGCGCAACGAGATCCGCGGCAGCGCGCAGCACCTCGTCTTCCTGACGGCGGGCGCGACGGCGGCGCGCGGCCGCCTCGTCTCCAACACGATCGTGCAGACCGGCCGCTCGACCGCGGCTGGCGACGCGTCAGCCGTCTTCGTCAACGCCGCCGCCGCGCTGGAGCTGCGCGACAACGCGATCGCGTACGCGAACCCCGACGCGCTCGGCGTCGCGCTGTGGGTCAACGACGCCGCGCGCCTGACCGCGTTCAGCTCCGACGACAACAGCTTCTGCGCGACCGACCCACGCGGCCGCGCGCTCGCCTGGAACGGCAGCCGCACCACCCTCGCCGCGTGGCGCGAGGTCTCCGGCCAGGACCTCCTCAGCACCGCCGCCGCACCGGCTGACTGCCCGCAGAGCGAGCCGTCTGCCATCCTCGCCCGTCGGTGTCCACGCTCGTCGTCAACGACCTCGCCTACGCGCACCCGGGCGGCGACCTGCTCTTCTCGCAGGTCTCGTTCCGCGTGCCCGCGGGCCGCCACGCCGCGCTCGTCGGCGCCAACGGCGTCGGCAAGAGCACGCTGCTGA
- a CDS encoding ATP-binding cassette domain-containing protein, with protein sequence MLFSQVSFRVPAGRHAALVGANGVGKSTLLKIFAGVLEADEGDARTDGQIAYMAQDVGLGDDEQTVRELLLSVAPPALAATGARMTAAELETTDPDPDRATAAGMAFAEAIDAWSAGGGYQLEGAWDAACRRVLGLGLSEVAERTAASLSGGERKGLVLDLLLAGDAPVVLLDEPDNFLDLPAKHRLEDAIRASRKTVLFVSHDRELLARASDMVVTLEGSGAWVHGRSYADYPQAREDRNARLGDALKRWHEEERRLFRYFKDLKVKARVSEVMAARARAAETRWERFVAAGPPPPPVHDHAIRVRLNGADSARRVLDLRAVEIPDLTAPITDEIHAGERIGLIGPNGSGKTHLLRLLAADPIPHRGELVVGPRVVTGVFTQTNVRPELADGTLLDVVMRRLPEQARAMAALARYGLVEAHDRTHATLSGGQKARLEILCLELEGCNLLLLDEPTDNLDVDSCEALEGALEGFEGAIVAVSHDRAFLRRLDRFLLLAHDGSVRPYPDPGRAIDALAAGVGAR encoded by the coding sequence CTGCTCTTCTCGCAGGTCTCGTTCCGCGTGCCCGCGGGCCGCCACGCCGCGCTCGTCGGCGCCAACGGCGTCGGCAAGAGCACGCTGCTGAAGATCTTCGCCGGCGTGCTGGAGGCCGACGAGGGCGACGCGCGCACCGACGGCCAGATCGCCTACATGGCGCAGGACGTCGGCCTCGGCGACGACGAGCAGACCGTGCGCGAGCTGCTGCTGTCGGTCGCGCCGCCCGCGCTCGCCGCGACCGGCGCGCGGATGACCGCCGCGGAGCTGGAGACGACGGACCCCGATCCCGACCGCGCCACCGCGGCCGGGATGGCGTTCGCGGAGGCGATCGACGCGTGGTCGGCCGGCGGCGGCTACCAGCTGGAGGGCGCATGGGACGCAGCCTGCCGCCGCGTGCTCGGGCTCGGGCTGAGCGAGGTCGCCGAGCGGACCGCCGCCTCGCTCTCGGGCGGCGAGCGAAAGGGGCTCGTGCTCGACCTGCTGCTGGCCGGCGACGCGCCGGTGGTGCTGCTCGACGAGCCCGACAACTTCCTCGACCTGCCTGCCAAGCACCGGCTGGAGGACGCGATCCGCGCGAGCCGCAAGACGGTGCTGTTCGTCAGCCACGACCGCGAGCTGCTGGCGCGCGCCTCGGACATGGTCGTGACGCTCGAAGGCTCCGGCGCGTGGGTCCACGGCCGCTCGTACGCCGACTACCCGCAGGCGCGCGAGGACCGCAACGCCCGGCTCGGCGACGCGCTCAAACGCTGGCACGAGGAGGAGCGCCGCCTCTTCCGCTACTTCAAGGACCTCAAGGTCAAGGCGCGCGTCAGCGAGGTGATGGCGGCGCGCGCTCGCGCGGCCGAGACCCGTTGGGAGCGCTTCGTCGCGGCCGGCCCGCCGCCGCCGCCGGTGCACGACCACGCGATACGGGTCCGGCTGAACGGCGCCGACTCCGCCCGCCGCGTGCTCGACCTGCGCGCCGTCGAGATCCCCGACCTGACCGCGCCGATCACCGACGAGATCCACGCCGGTGAGCGGATCGGCCTGATCGGCCCCAACGGCTCCGGCAAGACCCACCTGCTGCGGCTGCTGGCCGCCGACCCGATCCCGCACCGCGGCGAGCTGGTCGTCGGGCCGCGCGTCGTGACCGGCGTCTTCACGCAGACGAACGTCCGCCCGGAGCTGGCCGACGGGACGCTGCTGGACGTCGTGATGCGGCGGCTGCCGGAGCAGGCCCGCGCGATGGCGGCACTCGCGCGGTACGGGCTCGTCGAGGCGCACGACCGCACGCACGCGACGCTCTCCGGCGGCCAGAAGGCGCGGCTCGAGATCCTCTGCCTGGAGCTGGAGGGCTGCAACCTGCTGCTGCTCGACGAGCCGACCGACAACCTCGACGTCGACTCCTGCGAAGCGCTCGAAGGGGCACTGGAGGGGTTCGAGGGCGCGATCGTCGCGGTCTCGCACGACCGCGCGTTCCTGCGCCGGCTCGACCGCTTCCTGCTGCTCGCCCACGACGGATCCGTCCGGCCCTACCCGGACCCCGGCCGCGCGATCGACGCGCTCGCCGCGGGCGTCGGAGCCCGCTGA
- a CDS encoding TetR/AcrR family transcriptional regulator: MTRLARNRDTHLTPEEIAAEALRQFDAGATAPSIRQLATALGVAPSAIYHHYPSRAAIYQAGVDLVWAEATGDVVELIGDPFTADPAEVLIAAAVASRRTFMRHYRIAPYASATPAGSGMMANVLALVASLLERLGLEGEEAASAFHTYALFTFGTIVFAATRQIAHDELGGGDGSFRSAPGEREARFSQERTRDAIDGVIDLSAIDPVRDEELFTAGLRRLIATFGAAGR, translated from the coding sequence ATGACCCGTCTCGCGCGCAACCGCGACACCCACCTCACGCCCGAGGAGATCGCCGCCGAGGCGCTGCGGCAGTTCGACGCCGGCGCGACCGCGCCGAGCATCCGCCAGCTGGCGACGGCGCTCGGCGTCGCGCCGTCGGCGATCTACCACCACTATCCCTCCCGCGCCGCGATCTACCAGGCCGGCGTCGACCTCGTCTGGGCCGAGGCGACCGGCGACGTCGTGGAGCTGATCGGCGATCCCTTCACCGCCGACCCGGCCGAGGTGCTCATCGCCGCGGCGGTCGCCTCGCGCCGCACGTTCATGCGCCACTACCGGATCGCGCCGTACGCCTCGGCGACGCCAGCCGGCAGCGGGATGATGGCGAACGTGCTCGCGCTCGTCGCGAGCCTGCTCGAACGGCTCGGGCTCGAAGGCGAGGAGGCGGCCTCCGCCTTCCACACCTACGCCCTCTTCACCTTCGGCACGATCGTCTTCGCCGCCACACGCCAGATCGCGCACGACGAGCTGGGCGGCGGCGACGGCAGCTTCCGTTCCGCCCCCGGCGAGCGCGAGGCGCGCTTCTCCCAGGAGCGGACGCGCGACGCGATCGACGGCGTGATCGACCTCTCGGCGATCGATCCCGTGCGCGACGAGGAGCTGTTCACCGCCGGCCTGCGCCGCCTGATCGCGACGTTCGGCGCAGCGGGTCGCTGA